A region of the Dermacentor albipictus isolate Rhodes 1998 colony chromosome 4, USDA_Dalb.pri_finalv2, whole genome shotgun sequence genome:
GACGTTTATGTTTTCTAGGTTACCAGCTTTACTTATTCAATGTTTCCTTATGACCTGACATTCTTTTTTCACTCAGAACTGTTGGCTCTATTGTCTCGGTGGGTGGCGCTTGTTATTGAAAAGAATGCCATAACTTTCTTCGATGTTTCTCTTAAAGCATCTTCAAGGCTTGTGTCCTTGAGGATCTGCAGGGGATTTCGTTCCCTCAGCGTCGAAACAGACAAAAGTACACCGTAAAATATACTTTGGCAAGAAAACGTGTATTTACCTGTGCAATTCGACCAAGTTCGTAATAATGAGGGATGAATCAAACTGAAGCGCGTAATTAATCAATATATCGTTCTTCGATGATCGTAATGCCGCCCTTGCGGTCGCATGATTCTAAAATCTGAATGTGCATTGATTCCCTTGCGCTAGAAGCAAGGTAGAGGTAAATATGGATTTTTGAACTAATAATCAGTGGCCGATCAAGGTATACCTCAAAGCGAAGCTAACGTCTCGACAAGACAACTTTTTTTCGTTAAAGCGAAGGCAAGTtgatttgtcgaaacgttggctataGGGATATCTCTTGTTTGACCCTTCCTTTTGAGTTCACTCATGTTCGTCAatcacatttaaaaaaattgatGAGGCAAGTCAACATACCACCTTCCTTATCGCTTATGGCAACATTGTCGATTATACTTTATACTAGAAGTAATTATGGGAAGGAACGCTCTCATGAGAACCGCTAGTTCGTTGACCACTGATGATCGTTAACACGTTGGCACGTTAACTTCGCGAAGGACTTAGCAGAGTCAGAATCCACAAAGGTTTTAATTTCATGGTTGGAATAATTGTGAAATAATTTTTGTAGAGACACTATAGTATTTAGGGCGGATTTCTTGTTTTTGCaaaccgcttttcttttttttttcaatttcgctcTAGGTACCTCACCACGATCATTGTACAGACCCACCTACACGGTGACCCTGAAGCCCGGCCGCATGTCTCTTCAACGAACCATTGCCGCGTTTTTCCGGTATCAGCGATCAGTTCCCAGTCACCTCACCAAGACTTCGTAAGCTACTTGTTTCTCTAGCTCCACCTGCCAACTTTCGAAAAAGTCGTCCAGAGTCAATGATCCATACATAGCTAAAATGCAAGTGGTGCATCAAGTAAATTATCAGTGATGTTATGAAGGCGAAAACATTCAAAACGCACTCAGCTAATGTCAGTACGCGGTGAACGTATCAGAACGGCTAAATTAACAAAATCATCACCAGGAATATTTGTAAAAATGTACTCGCTCTTGTTCTCATAATTTCTAGTGATACGTGCCGTCAGGCGGCCGATCCCGGCAATTTAGGGAGCGCCGCTTCGCGGGCATCCGTTGATTAAGCGCTGAAAGAATTTAAAATTAGGTGAAATCGTTACAAACTGTAGCACCATCGTCACCGTTATTTCCGCATGTGGGACAGATCACAGTAAATACTCTGTCGAACTATGCGCGAACAAAAACGTCACTGAAATAAGCACTCACAAAAAAAGGGATGATCAGTGGTCGCCTGTGCCTGGAGCCGACGTGACTCTAGGCTTGCATGTGGCTCCAGACAAGGGGGCAAGTAGCCTTGTCGAAACCTGCGCTCTTCATTTACAAGCTTCCCTTGACCGTGGAATGTTGAGTAATTAATTATATATTCAGTTAATTGTCTGATtgcctgattgattgattgattgattgattgactgactgactgactgactgactgactgactgactgactgactgactgactgactgactgactgactgattgattgattgattgattgattgattgattgattgattgattgattgattgattgattgattgattgattgattgatgggaTTTAACATCCCAAAGTAACACTGGGGCTCCGAATTGATTTCGACAATCTGGGGTTCTTCAAGATGGACCTAAACCGAAGTACACGAGATCTGTTTTAAATTTCATctgccatcgaaatgctgccgagTTCAGGAGCGCAACGCAATAGCCATTGTCGCACCATGGCGGGTCCGACTCTTGATCAGTCAAAGGGATTATCATATTGTTGCTCTCCTTAATCCTATTGCGGAACAAATGAAGGCAAGTTTATGCAAGGCTAAACAATCAAACCTTATGCGGGACAAAGGGCTTCGAAATTACTTGCAGAAAATTTATTCATTCCAATGGGCAAACTAACGCTCacaaaaaattgtttttctttaCTGAACTGGGCCTATAATTGGTTTAATGTGCTTTCATTTCCGGTTTGTGAACGCAGACCGGCGCTGTGGATGTCATGTACACTTTGCGGATGAATGGCGACAAGTACCGCGTGTTGTTCTCTTCCACGATGGCCGTCATGGTGTTCGTGGGTACTGCGGAGTCTGGCGCACCGATGAAGGCGTACGATCTGTGCGAACGCGCCTTCATGATGGACTACGAAGTCACGTGCAACGCCACGCTCACCAACGGACGGAAAATCTATGACCACAGGAACAAGTGCGCCTACGTCACCTTCCGGAACGGCGGCCATCGCTACTTCGCGGCGTACGAGTCTGATGAGTCATTAACAGAAAAGGTAACTGCGTAGGCATTGTTTTGGCCAGTGAAATATTGTTTGCGTTCATAATGTGCCCAGATGTACCTCACTTTTGCCTATATAATACACTAAGGCGGAACTTAAAAGAAAAATGTTGAAAGGCCTGGTCGCTTAGATTATGCAGGAAACTCAGCTAGTTGCAAACTTTATGTTATTGAATACGTCAAACATTTAAACACAGGATAGTGTTAGTTAAGAGAATCGCTATACCTTATTTTTTCTCCTCCTCTTTTACATACGTGGTGGAAATATTCGGTAAGCTAGACACAGGCGGAAGGTCAACGACTTTTGCAATTTTCCTAATATCGTCGAAACGAAAGCTTCTTAAAACTTGTAGATGCTTAGCAaatgcattttatttttatttttatttagagGAATGATGCCTTATGGCATAGAAATAAGActgcaaacaaatttttttctcatCCTCCATGCTAACTTTTATCGACAAATATTGTGATGTTTTGTGATTGTGCACGTTTGTATCTACAATTTTAGTGTTTTCATAAAGAAACATGTATAAAATACAACTGATGCAATTAGGGCATTGCAATGTTTCTCAGATATTGTTCACAGAATGGGCCTTTGACCTAACTAAAGAAGAACATTCGCATAATAATTCGCTTCAAAACAAATTTGGCAACATTTACATTCCATTCAAGGGCAATTGTTCAAGGAACATGGTTTTATAATAAAATATCTACCGAAAAAAAAACCAATTGCTTGAGTTCAGTAGATGCACTGAAATATTCAAAGCAATTAGACAAACACCCGAAGTGAAAATTCTGTTAAACGTTCCTTTTGTCACCAGAAAGCAACGTTTCCCGGAAATCGCGTTCAAGAGTTCAGTTGTGAACCATCAAGCCTAAAATTCAAGAGGGACATAATTTCGCACATTATTTGCTTGTCATTCCTTTCCAAAGTCCTTCCTAGTAGTTAATTTTGCTTTTACATctgccacggtggcttagcggctatggtttcgcgctgctgagcaagaggtcacgggatgaaatccctgccgcggcggccgccatTCAATGAGTGGCGAAATGCATAAACGCCCTTCTCCCGTGCATTGGAAGCATGTTAAAGATAccgtggtggtcaaaattgatccgaagtcccccactacggcgtgccccataatcaaatcGGGATTTTTGCACGTgagaccccagaattcaattcaattccaGCTTTTCTCTTTAGATTACTTTTGAGTAATTGAGTGAGACACCAGCGATCTTCACGGAGCTCGCCCTCGTAACTACGGCATGACTACCCTGTTAAATCAGGGTGAAGTACCAGTTTCTGCACAATCTGCGCTTTTTCTTCAGCGTTGATGAGAAGTGACGCGTTTCCGTTTGACACGACAACTCGGTCTGCATCAAGAATTTCTGAGCATTTAAACTACGATTAACCAAATTGCCGCCTCACATACAAGCGCGTTGCCACCATAGTACCATGCCATTTTCGGTAACTGTTTCAAACTCTCAAGAGCTGAAATTTGTTATAAAGGGACAAATCTCAATCGGAAAGTACTACTTTTTCAATGTATCTAGTTCTTTTGAGGATGGAGTTGTGTGAAATCGCTGTCAAGCCAAACGGATTTTTATAGGGGCAATGTAACTTTGCTGCAATGTTTGAAGCATTTCTGTGGCTCGTTTAGGTATGACATTTTGAGGACATATTCTTTAAGATATGAAGTATTTTAGTACCattattgaaaaataaaagcGCCTTTCTTAAGGATATTGCCCACCAGCCCCTCTTAATGCCGAACGGTGGGCTATTCGAACCCATGTTAGAATGGCCTCCAGATTGTTCACGAACAGCAACGTTAAGAACTGCGCTGCCTGTGATATACCTGTCTGCTAAGTTGAATGACAGTATTCTAAAATATTGAAAGCTTTCGTGACAACCTGCGTATTGTGATGAATGTATCGACTCCCATAAATTGTCTATACGGCACCAGCTGGGCGCGGCAAGGTGCGATTGATCCACGAAGTCCAATGCAATATTTGGGGGCAGCTTACTTTATGGCTTGCCCTAAACAGAGGGCCTTAATGCCGCTACTGGCGCTTCTCATTGAAGAGCGTCTCCCGCACTGTGCACTGACCGCAGTCATTAAATTTTCCCCCAATGTTATATGACCCAAATATGACTCTGGTATCACTAGTTCATATGACACCAATCACTGAATTCACTAAGTGTCTCGTGTCAACGGTGCCTCAGCTCTCGCGGATGTGCTTGAGAATACATACTTGTATACGCGTTCCTGACATCCCACGGCTGCTGTTGCCTTTGTTTTATAGCGATATGTAATAACGTCGACCCTGCTGACTTGAGGTTCGCGAACAGATATCCCAAGTTCGAATCGCGAGCTTCATCTTATTGGTTGCTAGCCAGTGCTTGTGTTGTGGTGtgaccattattttttttttcttcgtatggTTTGTGGTGAAATCAAAGGCATGAAGCTGGTCGTTCGAAGATAAGATAGTGTGACGCATATTCACCTTTCGCGCTTCTTTCCTTTTAACGACCCGACCTTCCTAAAAGTGCCGAAAAATGATTCCTGCAACATTAATCACTGCACTACATTGAAAAATTACAGGCTTATTAAAACTGcaatacatgaaagaaaaattctcTCCCTCCCTAGTTCAGAAAGACTCCTTTCATACGTGAACACACTTTAGGAGTTCATCAAGAtgacttttccttttttttacaaaaCGTTTCTGCAGCTCAACAGGTATGTTCGCACCTTTTCTGAAGGATGGGCGATCTTCGAGGTCCAGCGAGACGTGTGGAAGTCCTGCCTTGAGAATGACTACATTCGCCTGGAACTGATTGCGGTAAATGCGCGCT
Encoded here:
- the LOC135898410 gene encoding uncharacterized protein isoform X1; the protein is MGAGVSFSLRDLGNSASTVASLPGMSRELAQLVRRMNISAMGVLNFARHLGISTTTLATAFKVMNAALKQQSYIEWMTFLGAVLINKQSRIDFVNEVHNMEYLTTIIVQTHLHGDPEARPHVSSTNHCRVFPVSAISSQSPHQDFTGAVDVMYTLRMNGDKYRVLFSSTMAVMVFVGTAESGAPMKAYDLCERAFMMDYEVTCNATLTNGRKIYDHRNKCAYVTFRNGGHRYFAAYESDESLTEKLNRYVRTFSEGWAIFEVQRDVWKSCLENDYIRLELIAVNARYNTSSTLTASHGR
- the LOC135898410 gene encoding uncharacterized protein isoform X2: MQSMHNRQVMNAALKQQSYIEWMTFLGAVLINKQSRIDFVNEVHNMEYLTTIIVQTHLHGDPEARPHVSSTNHCRVFPVSAISSQSPHQDFTGAVDVMYTLRMNGDKYRVLFSSTMAVMVFVGTAESGAPMKAYDLCERAFMMDYEVTCNATLTNGRKIYDHRNKCAYVTFRNGGHRYFAAYESDESLTEKLNRYVRTFSEGWAIFEVQRDVWKSCLENDYIRLELIAVNARYNTSSTLTASHGR